Genomic segment of Sinorhizobium meliloti:
CAGGAAATAGTTCAAGGAAGCGATCGGGCGCCGCCACGGGATTTCGTTGCAGACCTTCAGCCATTTGGCGTGCTGGTTGAACATCGAGTCGATGATGTGAATGAAGGCTTCGTAGCAGGAAAAGAAGCCGTGGCGTCCGGTAAGCAGATAGCCTTCGAGCCAGCCCTGGCATTGATGCTCGCTCAGGACCTCCATCAGCCGCCCGTCCGGCGACAAATGGTCGTCTTCCGGATAGATGTCCGCCATGAAACAGCGATCCGTGACCTCGAGCACGTCCTGCCAGCGGTTCGAGTTGTTTTCGTCCGGACTGAACAGGCGGAAGTTCCCGGACTTCAGGTTGAGCTTCATCACGTCGCGCAGATAGCTGCCCATCACGCGGGCCGACTCGGCCGTGGCCGTTCCCGGGCTCTGAACCGAAACCGCATAATCGCGGAAGTCGGGCATCTTCAGGTCGCGCAGCAACAGCCCGCCATTGGCATGCGGATTGTCGCTCATCCGGCGGCGGCCCGTTGGGGCAAGTTCCGCCAGTTCCGCCATCAGCCGCCCTTCGCCGTCGAAAAGCTCCTCCGGCCGATAGCTCTTCATCCAGCCTTCGAGGATGCGGACATGCTCCGGCTTGTCCATGTCTCCCATCGGCACCTGATGCGATCGCCAGTAATCCTCGCATTTCTTGCCGTCGATTTCGGCCGGGCAGGTCCAGCCCTTGGGTGTGCGGAAGACGATCATGGGCCAGGCAGGGCGTTTCAGATTGCCGTTGACCCGGGCGTCGGCCTGAATGCGCCTGATATCGGCAAGCGCGCTATCGAGCGCGCCTGCCAGCTGCTGGTGCACGTCTGCGGGGTCATGACCTTCGACGAAAAGCGGCGCATAGCCCGTGCCCTCGAAGAATTTCTGCAGCTCCTCTCTGGGAATGCGTGCGAGAAAGCAGGGATTGGCGATCTTGTATCCGTTGAGGTGCAGGATGGGCAGGACGCACCCGTCGCGCGCCGGGTTCAGGAACTTGTTGCCGTGCCAGCCGGTCGCGAGCGGACCCGTTTCGGCTTCCCCGTCGCCCACGACGCAGGCGACGATCAGCTCCGGATTGTCGAAGGCGGCACCGTAGGCATGGCTCAACGCGTAGCCGAGCTCGCCGCCCTCGTGAATGCTGCCAGGCGTTTCCGGCGCGACATGGCTCGGGATGCCGCCGGGGAAGCTGAACTGCTTGAACAGCTTCCGCAGGCCCTCGGCGTCCTGGCTGATGTCCGGATAGACCTCGCTATAGGTGCCCTCCAGATAGGCGTGGGCGACGAGCGAGGGCCCGCCATGCCCGGGCCCGATGACATACATCATCTCGAGATCGTCGCGCTTGATCAGCCGGTTCAGGTGGACATAGAGCATGTTCAGGCCCGGCGACGTACCCCAATGGCCGAGAAGCCGCGGCTTGATGTGCTCCCGCTTCAGCGGCTCGCTGAGAAGCGGATTGTCGAGCAGGTAGATCTGGCCGACGGAGAGATAGTTCGACGCCCGCCAGTAGGCGTCCATCCGCCGAAGTTCATCTGCGGAGAGCGGATTGGCGGATAATGGATTTTGGCCGGAAACGTCACCTGCCGTCCTGGGGGAAGTCATGTATTCCTCCTGAAGCGAGAGCTCGGATAGCGACGGCGCAACGAGCTGCCGAAGCTGCCGCTGCAGAATCTATGGCGGTGCCGCGCCAGGGCAATGCCGAGCAGCGGCGGGGATTGAGAACCGTGGTCTTGCGGACCGTTTCCTTACCCCGGCAACTTCGCCGCCGCATGACGCCCGCCCTGATAGCGCACGCCCTCCGAAGGCGCCTCCTCACGCTCTTCAATCGCGTGCCGGTAAGGTTCGCTGCTGTCCTGCGGGCGCCAGCCGAGGAAATCCGCATGCCCGTTTGACCACCAGACGTCACGATTGGCGGAGACGCCGTAGAGCACCAGATGGCCGATTTTCGGGGCAACGAGAAGCCCGCGCACAAGCGCCAGGAAGTCGCGCGGGCTCAGCCAGGTGGAGAGCATGCGGCGGTTCGTGGGTTCGGCAAAGCAGCTGCCGATCCTGAGGCAGGCGGTTTCCATGCCGTATTTGTCGAAATAGAGCCGGGAAAGATCCTCGCCGAAGCACTTGCTCACGCCGTAAAGGCTGTCCGGCCGCCGCGGCGACAGGTGGTCGAGCGTCTCGCCGACGGGATGGAAGCCGGTCACATGATTGGTGCTCGCAAAGAGAACGCGGTTCACGCCGGCCTTTCGCGCCGCCTCGTAGAGATTGTAGGTGCCGAGGATGTTGGCCTGAAGAAGAGCGTCGAAGTCGGACTCCACCGAGATCGCACCGAGATGCAGGATCGCATCTGAGCCGCGCACGAGTCGGTCGACCGCCTCGCGCTCGGCGAGGTCGCAATGCACGACTTCCTCGCCTTCTCCGGCGGGAGAAAGCGTGGCGACATCCGAAAGGCGCAGAACATCGGCGCAGCCCTTCAGTCCCTCGCGGGCATAGCGGCCGAGGGCGCCTGCGGCCCCGGTTATCAATAGTCTCGTCGTCATGCTTACAACCTGCTTCGCACGGATCATGATGACTTCGGCTCTAATGACCAGTCGTCACCGTGATCAATGAATCTCGGGTTCGGGCAGCTTATGGGGCGATTGCAGGAAGGTGAAGTCGCAGCCTTCCGGTGCCTGCTGGATATTCTCCGCATGCATCTTCAGATAGCCCCTGGAATAATCGCGCTCCGGCGGACTCCATTCGGCGAGCCGGCGTTCGATCTCGGCCTGGTCGACCTCGAGCGTGATCGTGCGGCGATCGACGTCGAGCGCGATGATGTCGCCGTTGCGGACCGCTGCCAGCGGGCCGCCGACATAGGCCTCCGGCGCCACGTGGAGGATGCAGGCGCCGTAGCTGGTGCCGCTCATCCGGGCGTCGGAAATGCGCACCATGTCGCGCACGCCCTCTTTTAAAAGCTTCTTCGGGATCGGCAGCATGCCCCATTCCGGCATGCCCGGTCCCCCGACCGGCCCGGCATTGCGCAGGATCATCACCGTGTCGGCTGTGACGTCGAGATCCTCGTCGTTCACCGCTCTCATCATAGCGTCGTAATCGTCGAAGACGAGGGCCGGACCGCGGTGTTCGAGCAGGGCAGGGTCGGCCGCCGCGGGCTTCATCACGCAGCCCTGCGGCGCGAGGTTGCCTTTGAGAATTGCCGTGCCGCCGCGCGCGGCAACCGGCCTGTCCAGCGGTCGGATCACTTCCGGCAGATGGACCTCGGCCTCGTCGAGAGCGCCGCCGATCGTGCCGATCACATTGCGTTCCCCGGTATGCAGGAGCGGCTTCAATTGTTTCCAGAGCGCGATCAGACCGCCGGCATAGTAGAAGTCCTCCATCAGGAATTCACCGGTCGGCCGGATGTTGCAGAGAACCGGGACTTGGGCCGATACGCGGTCGAAATCATCGAGCGTCAGAGGAACGCCGCAGCGCCGCGCGATCGCGATAAGATGGATCATCGCATTGGTCGAGCCGGCCATCGCCATGTGCACCGCGAGCGCATTCTCGAATGCCTTCGCCGTCATGATGTCGGACGGCTTCAGGTCCTCGAAGACCATCTCGACGATGCGCGCGCCGGAAAGCGCCGCCATTCGCGCATGGCCGGCATCCGCCGCGGGGATGGCGGAGGCGCCGGGCAGGGAAAGCCCCAGCGTGTCGGCCAGCGCCGTCATGGTCGAGGCCGTGCCCATCGTCATGCAGGTGCCGAAGGAGCGGGCGATACCGCGCTCCATTTCGCTCCATTCGTTCTCGGTGATGCGGCCGGCTTCCTTTTCCGCCCAGTATTTCCAGACGTCCGATCCGGAACCCAGCATCCGGCCGCGATAATTGCCGCGCAGCATCGGCCCGGCCGGCACGAAGATCGTCGGCAGGTCGACCTGGATCGCTCCCATGATCGTTCCCGGCGTAGTCTTGTCGCAGCCGGCAAGCAGTACGACGCCATCGACCGGATGCGAGCGGATGAGCTCCTCCACCTCCATCGCCAGGAAGTTGCGGTAGAGCATCGTCGTCGGCTTCACATAGGTCTCTGCCAGCGACATGGCGGGCAGCTCGATCGGGAAGCCGCCCGCCTGCCAGACGCCGCGCTTGACCTCCTCCGCCCGAGTCCTCAGATGCGCGTGGCACGGATTGATGTCGCTCCAGGTATTGATGATCGCGATGACGGGCTTGTTTGCGAGTTCCGCATGGTCGTAGCCCATCTGATAAAGGCGGGATCTGTGGCCGAAGGCGCGAAGGTCCTTGACGCCGAACCAGCGAAAGCTTCGAAATTCCTCCGGCTTCTTGCGCCCGGTCATCGGCAGCCTCCTTTGCATTTGCGGGTGGGTCGGCTAGATTGCGCCTGTACAGAAAAATGACAGGTGAAGGCAGACCCTTGAACGACGTAACGTTGAAACTGAAACCGGCGCGGCGGGAGCGGCTTGCCGATGTTCTCTACGGGCAAATTCTCGAGCAGATCGCCAGCGGCCAGATGGCCGAGGGAGCCAAGCTGCCGTCCGAAGCGCATATCTGCCGCGACTTTCAGGTTTCCCGTCCGGTCGTGCGAGAGGCGCTGATGCGGCTGCAGGCCGATGGCCTCGTGGTTTCGCGCCAAGGCATCGGCACCTTCGTGAAATCGCGTCCGTCCGACAAGCTCACCAGTCTCGCCGCCTCGGCCGAGATCGCGATCTATCTCCGGGCCTTCGAGCCCCGGCTCGCGCTCGAGACGGAATGCGCGGGGCTTGCCGCGATGCGCCGGACCAAGGCTCAGCTCAACCAGATCGGCGAGGCGCTGGCGGCCCTGGAAGGCGCCTTCGCGCGCGGGGAAACCGGATGGGAAGAGGACTTCGCCTTTCACCACGCCGTCGCGGAAGCTGCGGGCAACGAACTTTTTCCACGCCTTCTGGAAGAGCTGCGTGACATTCTCAGCGGCTCTATGCGCATGGCGCTCGGCCTGACGCGGCAGGGCTCCGATGACCGCCGCCGCCGTGTCCTCGAAGAACACCGCAAGATCTACTCTGCCATTTCGGGCCAGAACCGGGATCTCGCCCGCCTTTACATGCGCTACCATCTGACGGAATCGCGTGCCCGTATCACCGGCTCCCATGGCGATCTCTGATCCGGTCATGCTCCGATCCACTTCAAGCGCTCGCCGGTAGCCCGGCTCGACCATTTGCGGACACGCTTTCCGCCTTCGGGCGACACGCTGCCGCGGCGCACCGCGCCCAGCGGCAGGCCTTCAGGGTCGCGGGTTACGAGGGGCGTTTTCATGCAGATCTCGCGTTTTCATGCAGATCTCCCGGCCGGTTTCTTGTATTTTTATTTTACAAGTTGAGCGAGGGCAAGAGCAATGATAGAGCTGGCAACGGCGGCAGCGAATTCAAAAACGGGAGTCTAAGCGCCTCTGGGTGCATCTTCTGGCAGCGGCCCGGGCCCATGGTGTGAAACATGTCTTTCGATTTAACATTTGAGTGTCTTCTGGATTCGCGTTGCGACGTCGCCGAAAGCCCGGTTTTCGATGAGCGCCGGAACTGCCTGTTCTTCGTCGATATCGGCCGCAGCGCCCTTCATCGCGTCGAGCTTTCGGGCGCCGGCCACGTCGAATGGACCGTCGAGGGCGGCGCCTGCAGCGCCGGCCTCGCGCGCTCCGGACGCCTCGTGCTGGCGCAGCGCGATCGCGTGGTTCTGTTCGATCCCGATGTCGGCGCGATCACCCGCGAAATCGCCGCGATCGAGCCGGACGTTGCGGATACGCGCCTCAACGACGGCAAGGTCGGACCGGACGGCGCCTTCTGGGTGGGGACGATGCACGATGTGCCCGACCGCCGGCCCGTCGCGTCGCTCTACCGCGTCTCGCCGGACGGCGCGGTGGAACGCAAGGTGGAAGGCATCGTCTGCTCCAACGGCCTTGCCTGGAGCGGCGACGGTGCTCTTCTGTTTCACTCGGATTCGCGCGGCGCCTGGATCGACCGCTGGCAGTTCGACCCCGCAACGGGCGCGCTTTCCGGGCGCAGGCGGCTGGCAAGCCTGGACGAGGCGAGCGGCCGACCGGACGGAGCCGCAACCGACGCGGAAGCCCATTACTGGAGCGCCGGCGTGTCGGCGGGCGTCGTCAATCGCTTCTCGCCCGAAGGTCGCCTTGTCGGGACGCATCGCTTTCCGGTGCCGGCGCCGACCATGCCCTGCTTCGCCGGGGCGGACCTGAAGACGCTTCTCGTCACGTCGCTGCGGCCCGCGGGCATCGGCGAGAAAAACCGCTCCGGCGGCATTTTCGTCGCAAGAAGCCCCGTGGCGGGTGTGGCCGTCCACCGCTTCGACGATCGCTGGATTTGAGGCTGGCGTCTGCGGTCTGATCAGCGCTCCGGAATCGGCGGCAGTTCGGGCGCATCCAGACCCCTGAAGGGATCGCGCCAGGCGTCGATCTCCTCGAGCCGGTCATTCCAGCGGCAGATGTTGGGATAATCGCCAAGCGGCAGCCGGGCGGCATCGTTGAAGGGCAGAAAGCTCGCCATTCGGAAATCCGCATGGGATACGGCGTCTCCGACCAGCCAGTTCCGCCCGGAAAGCTCCATGTCGAGTATCGCCGCTGCCGTACGGAACCTGCTCAGCCCCTCCTCGACCAGCTGCTGGTCGATCGGGCCGAGCCCATAGCGCTGCTTCGTGCCGCGCTCGAACTGCACCATGTCGCAAGCTCTTACGAAGTTTTCCTTGCCCCAGCTGATCCATCGGACCATGTCGGGTTCGTCGTCGCCCATGCGCCAGAAATTCGATTGCACCTTGCGGGAAAGCCGGCAGGCGATCGCGTCGGCCTCCCAAAGGCTTTTTCCGGCCTCCACGAGTATCGGCAGCGAAAGGTTGGGGTTCAGCGGCCGAAACCGCTCCGCCTGCCCCGGCGCGAAGGGTGAGGCGAATTCGAACTCGACCTCGGCTGCGAGATGGCGTGCCACCGCGACGGCAAGCCTCGGGTTGGGATTGCGGCTGTAGAACAGTTTCATCGCATGGCCCTTCCGTCGGCGCCGAAGACGTGGCAGCGCGACGGGTCGAAGTGGACGGCGAGATTGGAGCCCCGCTCGACCTTCTGCTGCCCCTCCAGCGCGACGGTCAGCTGCTGGCGATCCGGCGTGATCCCGTAGAGCATGGTTTCGCCGCCGAGATTCTCGACGATCTCGACATTGACCGAAGCGAGCTCGATACCGCCCTCGCGCGCGGAAAGATGCTCCGGCCGGATGCCGAATGTGACGTCCTGCCCCTGTGTCGCACCGTTCAGGCGACGGGGGAGGCGGATCGTTCCGCCGCAGACCTCGATCGCCGTTTCGCTTCCGGTGACGTCCGCGATCCGCGCCTTGAGGAAATTCATCTTGGGGCTGCCGATGAAGCCGGCGACGAAGCGGTTGACGGGATTGTTGTAGAGATCGAGCGGTGCGCCCACCTGCTCGATCCGGCCGGAATTCAGGACGACGATCTTGTCGGCCATGGTCATGGCCTCCACCTGATCGTGCGTCACATAGATCATGGTGTTGCCGAGGTCCCGATGAAGCCTTGAGATCTCCACGCGCATCTGCACGCGGAGTTCGGCGTCGAGGTTGGAAAGCGGCTCGTCGAAGAGGAAGATCCGCGGCTCGCGTACGATCGCGCGGCCGATCGCCACGCGTTGCCGCTGACCGCCGGAGAGCGCCTTCGGCTTGCGGTCGAGCAGCTTATCGATCTGCAGGATCTCGGCCGCCCGGCGCACCTTCGGCTCGATTTCGGCCTTCTTGAAGCCGGCCGTTTCGAGGCCGAAAGCGAGGTTCTTGTAGACCGACATGTGCGGATAGAGCGCATAGGACTGGAACACCATGGCAATGCCGCGCCTGGCGGGCGCCACTTCGTTCATCCGGTCGCTGTCGAGCATCAGCGTGCCGCCGGAAATCTCCTCCAGTCCGGCGATCATTCTGAGCAGCGTCGACTTGCCGCAACCGGACGGACCCACGAAGACGGCGAACTCGCCGGGGTCTATGGTCAGGTCGATGCCGTGGATCACATCGAGCGCGCCGTAGCGCTTCTCGACCTTCTGAAGAACGACGCTCGTCGCCATGTCAAAGTTCCTCCCTGCGGCCCTCTATCGGGTATTCGCACGCCAATCGGCATATTTCGGGCTGTCCGGCCCAAGCGGCAACTCTATTTCGCGGCCGGTATCGGCGGATTGATAGATCGCGGTGACCAATTCCAGCGCGCGGCGCGCATCCTGCGTCGTCACCGGCAGGGGTCCTCTGCCGCTCAGGAAATCGTGGAAATGCGCCATCTGGGTGGTGAAGCGCGGCGAGACCGGACGCCAGTCGCCGGTCACTTCGTCTATCCGCGCCTGCACTTCGTCATTTGCCGCGATGATCTTCCACGGATCCTTACCCGGCGCATAAGGTTCGTGGCTGCTCTCGAAGGTGACGTTCTCGAAATGCAGCCTCAGCCGGCTGATCTGCTCCTGAGAGCCGAGCGTACAGGAAAGCGAAACGAAGGCGCCGTTCTTCATGAGCAGGCTCGCGGAGGCGCAGTCCTCGACCTCGATGTCGTTGACCCGGGTCGCGACCCGGCCGAACACGCGCGCCACCGGGCCGAGAAGATGCAGCATCATATCGTGCAGATGCAGCGCGTGGGTGACGAGCACGCCGCCGAGCTCCGTCGCCCATTTGCCCCTCCATGGGACGGAATAATATTCGGGCGTGCGCAGCCAGAAAGTCTCGACCGAGCCGACATAGGGCTTTCCCGCGATGCCCGCCTCGATGATGCGCTTGGCTTTCTCGATGCCGTCGCCGTAGCGATACTGGAAGATCGGCATCAGCACGCCACGTGCCTGCTTCTCGGCTTCCATGATCGCATCGACGCCCGCGAGCGATCCGGTCAGCGGCTTTTCGCAGACCACATGCTTGCCGGCGGCAAGGGCCGCCAGCACCTGTTCGAGATGGATGCCTGGCGGGGTGCAGATGTCGATGATGTCGATTCCATCGTCGGCGAGAAGTTCCTCGAAGTGGCG
This window contains:
- the araD gene encoding L-arabinonate dehydratase — encoded protein: MTGRKKPEEFRSFRWFGVKDLRAFGHRSRLYQMGYDHAELANKPVIAIINTWSDINPCHAHLRTRAEEVKRGVWQAGGFPIELPAMSLAETYVKPTTMLYRNFLAMEVEELIRSHPVDGVVLLAGCDKTTPGTIMGAIQVDLPTIFVPAGPMLRGNYRGRMLGSGSDVWKYWAEKEAGRITENEWSEMERGIARSFGTCMTMGTASTMTALADTLGLSLPGASAIPAADAGHARMAALSGARIVEMVFEDLKPSDIMTAKAFENALAVHMAMAGSTNAMIHLIAIARRCGVPLTLDDFDRVSAQVPVLCNIRPTGEFLMEDFYYAGGLIALWKQLKPLLHTGERNVIGTIGGALDEAEVHLPEVIRPLDRPVAARGGTAILKGNLAPQGCVMKPAAADPALLEHRGPALVFDDYDAMMRAVNDEDLDVTADTVMILRNAGPVGGPGMPEWGMLPIPKKLLKEGVRDMVRISDARMSGTSYGACILHVAPEAYVGGPLAAVRNGDIIALDVDRRTITLEVDQAEIERRLAEWSPPERDYSRGYLKMHAENIQQAPEGCDFTFLQSPHKLPEPEIH
- a CDS encoding sn-glycerol-3-phosphate ABC transporter ATP-binding protein UgpC; the encoded protein is MATSVVLQKVEKRYGALDVIHGIDLTIDPGEFAVFVGPSGCGKSTLLRMIAGLEEISGGTLMLDSDRMNEVAPARRGIAMVFQSYALYPHMSVYKNLAFGLETAGFKKAEIEPKVRRAAEILQIDKLLDRKPKALSGGQRQRVAIGRAIVREPRIFLFDEPLSNLDAELRVQMRVEISRLHRDLGNTMIYVTHDQVEAMTMADKIVVLNSGRIEQVGAPLDLYNNPVNRFVAGFIGSPKMNFLKARIADVTGSETAIEVCGGTIRLPRRLNGATQGQDVTFGIRPEHLSAREGGIELASVNVEIVENLGGETMLYGITPDRQQLTVALEGQQKVERGSNLAVHFDPSRCHVFGADGRAMR
- a CDS encoding phosphoketolase family protein, which codes for MTSPRTAGDVSGQNPLSANPLSADELRRMDAYWRASNYLSVGQIYLLDNPLLSEPLKREHIKPRLLGHWGTSPGLNMLYVHLNRLIKRDDLEMMYVIGPGHGGPSLVAHAYLEGTYSEVYPDISQDAEGLRKLFKQFSFPGGIPSHVAPETPGSIHEGGELGYALSHAYGAAFDNPELIVACVVGDGEAETGPLATGWHGNKFLNPARDGCVLPILHLNGYKIANPCFLARIPREELQKFFEGTGYAPLFVEGHDPADVHQQLAGALDSALADIRRIQADARVNGNLKRPAWPMIVFRTPKGWTCPAEIDGKKCEDYWRSHQVPMGDMDKPEHVRILEGWMKSYRPEELFDGEGRLMAELAELAPTGRRRMSDNPHANGGLLLRDLKMPDFRDYAVSVQSPGTATAESARVMGSYLRDVMKLNLKSGNFRLFSPDENNSNRWQDVLEVTDRCFMADIYPEDDHLSPDGRLMEVLSEHQCQGWLEGYLLTGRHGFFSCYEAFIHIIDSMFNQHAKWLKVCNEIPWRRPIASLNYFLSSHVWRQDHNGFSHQDPGFIDHVVNKKADIIRVYLPPDANTLLSVTDHCLRSRNYINVVVAGKQPSPQWLTMDQAVKHCTEGLGIWEWASNDKGCEPDVVMACCGDVPTLETLAAVQLLREHLPELKVRVINVVNLMKLQPSGEHPHGLPDRDFDALFTKDKPIIFAFHGYPWLIHRLTYRRTNHANLHVRGYKEEGTTTTPFDMVVLNHLDRFHLVEDVIDRLPQLGARAAYFKQAIHERLIDHRHHIEKCGEDMPSISGWKWGAGSAGTAQGTSTEGDNV
- a CDS encoding FadR/GntR family transcriptional regulator, yielding MNDVTLKLKPARRERLADVLYGQILEQIASGQMAEGAKLPSEAHICRDFQVSRPVVREALMRLQADGLVVSRQGIGTFVKSRPSDKLTSLAASAEIAIYLRAFEPRLALETECAGLAAMRRTKAQLNQIGEALAALEGAFARGETGWEEDFAFHHAVAEAAGNELFPRLLEELRDILSGSMRMALGLTRQGSDDRRRRVLEEHRKIYSAISGQNRDLARLYMRYHLTESRARITGSHGDL
- a CDS encoding glutathione S-transferase family protein, with translation MKLFYSRNPNPRLAVAVARHLAAEVEFEFASPFAPGQAERFRPLNPNLSLPILVEAGKSLWEADAIACRLSRKVQSNFWRMGDDEPDMVRWISWGKENFVRACDMVQFERGTKQRYGLGPIDQQLVEEGLSRFRTAAAILDMELSGRNWLVGDAVSHADFRMASFLPFNDAARLPLGDYPNICRWNDRLEEIDAWRDPFRGLDAPELPPIPER
- a CDS encoding NAD(P)-dependent oxidoreductase; this encodes MTTRLLITGAAGALGRYAREGLKGCADVLRLSDVATLSPAGEGEEVVHCDLAEREAVDRLVRGSDAILHLGAISVESDFDALLQANILGTYNLYEAARKAGVNRVLFASTNHVTGFHPVGETLDHLSPRRPDSLYGVSKCFGEDLSRLYFDKYGMETACLRIGSCFAEPTNRRMLSTWLSPRDFLALVRGLLVAPKIGHLVLYGVSANRDVWWSNGHADFLGWRPQDSSEPYRHAIEEREEAPSEGVRYQGGRHAAAKLPG
- a CDS encoding Gfo/Idh/MocA family oxidoreductase, giving the protein MSVKTVAIIGCGIGRSHIVEGYQPHPDKFRVQALCDLNEERMNEVGDEFGIEQRTRHFEELLADDGIDIIDICTPPGIHLEQVLAALAAGKHVVCEKPLTGSLAGVDAIMEAEKQARGVLMPIFQYRYGDGIEKAKRIIEAGIAGKPYVGSVETFWLRTPEYYSVPWRGKWATELGGVLVTHALHLHDMMLHLLGPVARVFGRVATRVNDIEVEDCASASLLMKNGAFVSLSCTLGSQEQISRLRLHFENVTFESSHEPYAPGKDPWKIIAANDEVQARIDEVTGDWRPVSPRFTTQMAHFHDFLSGRGPLPVTTQDARRALELVTAIYQSADTGREIELPLGPDSPKYADWRANTR
- a CDS encoding SMP-30/gluconolactonase/LRE family protein; protein product: MSFDLTFECLLDSRCDVAESPVFDERRNCLFFVDIGRSALHRVELSGAGHVEWTVEGGACSAGLARSGRLVLAQRDRVVLFDPDVGAITREIAAIEPDVADTRLNDGKVGPDGAFWVGTMHDVPDRRPVASLYRVSPDGAVERKVEGIVCSNGLAWSGDGALLFHSDSRGAWIDRWQFDPATGALSGRRRLASLDEASGRPDGAATDAEAHYWSAGVSAGVVNRFSPEGRLVGTHRFPVPAPTMPCFAGADLKTLLVTSLRPAGIGEKNRSGGIFVARSPVAGVAVHRFDDRWI